Proteins encoded by one window of Acetivibrio thermocellus ATCC 27405:
- a CDS encoding GumC family protein, whose product MEEISLRELIEIIIKGKWIIVAVTAVCIAIGIAVNAFVIKPVYVAQTTLMISSIKKSQIKEQVKSGDGDVNNFSSLIDDILQYPEMSVDNYREQVKNPVILEYIREEMDMKDVPLSSIASKITLNEIKDTDLITIKVTDENPETAAKIANLVGDRFAKLVCETNQKRTESTLEFIENQMKKEKENMEKLLGEYKSYLLQSRGPEEVKMELDAKLEKMTEYKTQLSQIKIDENATKASLDTAKNLINKTPQKLVTDSSLLTNPLLSAVIKEKTGISSEELASMKMSTEQINIIYVELSNIINELEIRLSNLEAQRINIEKVIQECQKEIENLQTEYAEKQQEYEILKKELDLSKEVYNAYQQKYKESMIMQSAETGRSSAVIVSEAIPPANPVAPKKALNVAVAGVVGVGISFAIIFIKEYLIRSKQ is encoded by the coding sequence ATGGAAGAGATAAGCTTGAGAGAATTAATTGAAATAATCATTAAAGGTAAATGGATTATAGTAGCTGTAACTGCAGTTTGCATAGCTATTGGCATTGCAGTAAACGCATTTGTTATAAAGCCGGTTTATGTGGCACAAACGACGCTGATGATTTCATCCATTAAAAAGAGTCAAATAAAAGAACAGGTAAAGTCAGGAGATGGTGACGTTAACAATTTTTCATCCTTAATCGATGACATATTGCAGTACCCGGAGATGTCTGTTGATAACTATAGGGAACAAGTAAAAAATCCTGTGATACTGGAGTATATTCGTGAAGAAATGGATATGAAAGATGTTCCCCTAAGTTCAATAGCATCTAAAATAACCTTAAATGAAATAAAAGATACAGATTTGATTACAATAAAGGTGACTGATGAGAATCCTGAGACAGCAGCAAAGATAGCAAATCTGGTTGGCGACAGGTTTGCAAAACTTGTGTGCGAAACAAACCAAAAACGGACTGAGAGTACACTGGAGTTTATTGAAAATCAGATGAAAAAAGAAAAAGAGAACATGGAAAAATTGTTGGGAGAATATAAAAGTTATCTGTTGCAATCCAGAGGACCTGAAGAGGTTAAGATGGAGCTGGATGCAAAACTGGAAAAAATGACTGAATACAAAACCCAATTATCGCAAATCAAAATTGATGAGAATGCCACGAAAGCGTCTTTAGATACCGCAAAAAATTTGATAAACAAAACACCGCAAAAATTAGTTACAGATAGTTCGCTTTTAACTAATCCGTTGCTTTCGGCAGTGATTAAAGAAAAAACAGGTATTAGTTCGGAAGAACTGGCAAGCATGAAAATGTCAACAGAACAAATAAATATTATATACGTTGAATTGTCCAACATAATTAATGAATTGGAAATTCGGCTGTCAAACCTGGAAGCTCAGAGAATAAATATCGAAAAGGTCATTCAGGAATGTCAGAAGGAAATTGAAAATCTCCAGACAGAATATGCGGAAAAACAACAGGAGTACGAGATTCTGAAAAAGGAGCTCGACTTGTCGAAAGAAGTATATAATGCATATCAGCAAAAATATAAAGAGTCAATGATTATGCAGTCTGCAGAGACAGGCAGATCAAGTGCGGTAATAGTATCTGAGGCCATTCCGCCCGCTAATCCTGTTGCTCCAAAAAAGGCTTTGAATGTGGCTGTTGCAGGAGTAGTGGGAGTCGGAATCAGTTTTGCTATAATATTTATAAAGGAATATTTAATTAGAAGCAAACAGTGA
- a CDS encoding Ig-like domain-containing protein: MKNLKKVLAVLVVISVISTLLVPAFADSFSYEKEAEILYRLGLYKGTSETEYVPNLEGKLDRQTGVVMLLRLFGQEDDALEIPMDEAAQTLAAKFKDAADIADWAQRQVAYAVEKGYVKGYPDGTFLPNADLNGLAFCSLILQQLGYDGDFVFDEAAYKLQEFGGLTAEQAEAFNNKNGINRDSMVGIAFSALQAVYKATGKTVIEVLVENGNVSKELAIELGVLLKAIKEVKALDAVKVQVGKEPVLPEEVEVVYEDDTTEKLAVEWPTVDTSEVGEQEIEGTIKGASGLAYREPKATLKVIVTPEELQVVDVKAPNLKEIVIEFNGEVASKADEKSSYSVEDNTIELVTVSEDKTTVTLTVAGAMTAEEEIEVTIKTATGLKEEVTKTVVPADYENPEAESIALIGPNSFEIKFSEPVQSSSDAEVLVNDGTYYVSEEKLSQDYRTLTVELGVSSLNEGTYKVKVKGYRDYAGNIMRTKTFDLEYVKDTTPPTAKVKEATQNKVVIEFNEPATRDGYSGDEAALTRDYFYQTYSSWKPTKVVASDNNKVYTLYFSEDQNDGGYPVYLLPVGNVTITILKEVDDDAVVDAWGNKLESDLKLTATVAADNEAPTVKSVTAEAEDKIVVVFSEDVNENQAKDKDNYVIKKDGKEIDTAISSITYDSNETKVTIVLDEKLSGGKYTIDIKGIKDTSVSENEMKAVTIEFEVTDKTAPTIEEVTFVDNYIYVRYSEAMSTKGNGSVLNKDNYKLVDDNDKKVEIKKIELFGSDKNKVRITVDSDVDLNVDYELTIANVEDEAGNAISAFDVKAKKLSEEQAPEVSEIRIISKTEIEIVINKILDKATVEKTDFEVERGSNKVALTRISSITYDDGKTIVKGVLPDAVRPANSGDITGYTLYIVGEIKSDTGKEMATGAVSKPVDDKFAPSFVSVANGVYGDASKKGFTLTFDEDIKFLNNSAGLGATDLVIKNGSKTLEAGIDYDVAAIDNKITVTLKGDDYADFTGTLKVSTKDTVKYITDEAGNALNKFENKEVKVQ, from the coding sequence ATGAAGAATCTCAAAAAAGTGCTGGCAGTGTTAGTTGTAATCTCAGTGATTTCAACTCTCTTAGTGCCTGCATTTGCTGATTCATTCAGCTATGAAAAAGAAGCAGAAATTTTGTATAGGCTCGGCTTATACAAAGGAACATCAGAAACAGAGTATGTTCCAAACTTGGAAGGTAAACTTGACAGACAGACCGGAGTAGTTATGCTCCTCAGACTGTTCGGTCAGGAAGACGATGCATTGGAAATTCCAATGGATGAGGCAGCTCAGACACTTGCTGCTAAATTCAAAGATGCAGCTGACATTGCAGACTGGGCACAAAGACAAGTGGCTTATGCAGTTGAAAAGGGATATGTAAAAGGTTATCCGGACGGAACATTCCTTCCGAACGCAGACCTCAACGGCTTGGCTTTCTGCTCATTGATTCTTCAGCAGTTGGGATATGACGGAGACTTTGTTTTCGATGAAGCTGCGTACAAGTTGCAAGAGTTTGGCGGCTTGACTGCAGAACAAGCTGAAGCGTTCAACAACAAGAACGGAATCAACAGAGACTCAATGGTTGGTATTGCTTTCTCAGCTTTGCAGGCTGTATACAAAGCTACAGGAAAGACAGTTATTGAGGTTCTCGTAGAGAACGGAAATGTTTCCAAAGAACTTGCTATAGAACTCGGTGTTCTTTTGAAAGCCATCAAGGAAGTAAAAGCTTTGGATGCTGTTAAGGTTCAGGTTGGAAAAGAACCTGTACTTCCTGAAGAAGTAGAAGTAGTATATGAAGATGACACAACTGAAAAACTTGCAGTTGAATGGCCTACAGTTGATACTTCAGAAGTTGGTGAACAGGAAATCGAAGGTACTATCAAAGGTGCCAGCGGTTTGGCTTACAGAGAACCAAAGGCTACTCTCAAGGTTATAGTAACACCTGAAGAACTCCAAGTTGTAGATGTTAAGGCTCCTAACCTTAAGGAAATTGTAATTGAATTCAACGGAGAAGTAGCTTCAAAAGCTGATGAAAAATCCAGCTACTCAGTTGAAGACAATACTATTGAATTGGTTACAGTATCAGAAGACAAGACTACAGTTACATTGACAGTTGCTGGTGCTATGACAGCTGAAGAAGAAATCGAAGTAACAATTAAAACAGCAACTGGCTTGAAGGAAGAAGTTACTAAGACTGTAGTACCTGCTGACTACGAAAATCCGGAAGCTGAATCCATTGCTTTGATAGGTCCGAACTCCTTTGAAATTAAATTCTCAGAACCTGTTCAGAGCAGCTCAGATGCAGAAGTTCTCGTTAATGACGGAACTTATTATGTAAGTGAAGAAAAACTGTCACAGGACTACAGAACATTAACTGTAGAACTGGGCGTAAGTTCATTGAATGAAGGAACTTACAAAGTAAAAGTTAAAGGTTACAGAGACTATGCTGGAAACATAATGAGAACAAAGACCTTTGACTTGGAGTATGTAAAAGATACAACTCCTCCAACTGCTAAAGTAAAAGAAGCAACACAGAACAAAGTAGTAATTGAATTCAATGAGCCTGCTACAAGAGATGGTTACTCTGGTGATGAAGCAGCTCTTACAAGAGATTACTTCTATCAGACATATTCTTCCTGGAAGCCAACTAAAGTTGTAGCTTCAGACAATAACAAAGTTTATACTTTGTACTTCTCTGAAGACCAGAACGATGGTGGCTATCCTGTATATCTGCTTCCGGTAGGAAACGTTACTATAACAATCCTCAAGGAAGTAGATGATGACGCTGTAGTAGATGCATGGGGCAACAAGCTCGAGTCCGATCTTAAACTTACTGCTACAGTAGCAGCCGATAATGAGGCTCCAACAGTAAAAAGTGTAACAGCTGAAGCAGAAGATAAAATCGTGGTTGTATTCAGCGAAGATGTAAACGAGAACCAGGCAAAAGATAAGGACAACTATGTAATTAAGAAAGACGGAAAAGAAATAGACACAGCTATTTCAAGCATCACATATGACAGCAATGAAACAAAGGTAACAATTGTTTTGGATGAAAAGCTTAGTGGTGGAAAATATACAATAGATATTAAGGGTATTAAAGATACTTCAGTATCTGAAAACGAAATGAAAGCAGTTACTATTGAATTTGAAGTAACTGACAAGACAGCTCCGACAATTGAAGAAGTAACATTTGTTGACAACTACATCTATGTAAGATACAGCGAAGCTATGTCAACAAAGGGCAACGGTTCAGTACTGAACAAGGACAACTACAAACTCGTAGATGACAACGATAAGAAAGTAGAAATTAAGAAAATTGAATTGTTTGGCTCTGACAAGAACAAAGTAAGAATAACTGTTGATAGTGATGTAGATCTTAACGTAGATTACGAACTCACAATTGCTAACGTTGAGGATGAAGCTGGTAATGCTATAAGTGCATTCGATGTTAAGGCAAAGAAATTGAGTGAAGAGCAAGCACCAGAAGTATCAGAAATTAGAATTATCAGCAAGACTGAAATTGAAATAGTAATTAACAAGATCCTTGACAAGGCAACTGTTGAAAAGACTGACTTTGAAGTAGAAAGAGGCAGCAACAAAGTTGCACTCACAAGAATAAGCTCAATCACCTATGATGATGGTAAAACAATAGTTAAGGGTGTACTCCCGGATGCAGTACGTCCTGCTAACTCCGGAGACATCACAGGTTATACGCTCTACATTGTGGGTGAAATTAAATCCGATACAGGTAAGGAAATGGCAACAGGAGCAGTTTCGAAGCCAGTTGATGATAAGTTTGCACCAAGCTTTGTAAGCGTAGCTAATGGTGTATACGGCGATGCATCAAAGAAAGGATTCACATTGACATTCGATGAAGACATCAAGTTCTTGAACAACTCAGCTGGTTTGGGTGCAACCGACCTCGTAATCAAGAACGGTAGCAAGACTCTTGAAGCTGGTATCGACTATGATGTAGCAGCTATCGATAACAAGATAACAGTTACACTCAAAGGTGACGACTATGCTGACTTCACAGGAACTCTTAAAGTTTCAACTAAGGATACTGTGAAGTATATCACAGACGAGGCTGGTAATGCACTCAACAAGTTCGAAAATAAAGAGGTAAAGGTTCAATAA
- a CDS encoding alpha/beta-type small acid-soluble spore protein translates to MSRRGIMSEELKTEIAKELGVYDTVAREGWGSVTSRDCGNIVKKAIEMAERNLSSK, encoded by the coding sequence ATGAGCAGAAGAGGTATAATGTCAGAGGAGCTCAAAACCGAAATTGCAAAGGAGCTTGGAGTGTACGACACCGTTGCAAGGGAAGGTTGGGGCTCTGTTACTTCAAGGGACTGCGGTAATATAGTCAAAAAGGCTATAGAGATGGCGGAAAGAAACCTCTCAAGCAAGTAG
- a CDS encoding cell wall hydrolase — protein MSFSARELLARLIKCEAGGEGVDGMKAVATVVMNRVHASYGEYLRVCQGDLRKVIFQPRQFTCVMGKVYGEVNPQTIWSNPPEQIHYDVADWALAGNKLPGVGECLWYYNPYSPTCSQYFPPTGTGKFVTRVNQHCFYRPTELYAQT, from the coding sequence ATGTCTTTTTCCGCAAGGGAACTGTTGGCACGGCTTATCAAATGTGAAGCCGGAGGAGAAGGAGTAGACGGTATGAAAGCCGTCGCAACTGTTGTTATGAACCGCGTGCACGCCTCCTACGGAGAATACCTGCGAGTCTGCCAGGGAGACCTTCGAAAGGTGATTTTCCAGCCCCGTCAGTTTACATGCGTAATGGGCAAAGTATATGGCGAAGTAAATCCTCAAACAATCTGGTCAAACCCACCCGAGCAAATTCACTACGATGTTGCCGACTGGGCACTGGCAGGAAACAAGCTTCCGGGGGTGGGCGAATGCCTTTGGTATTACAATCCCTACAGTCCAACGTGCAGCCAGTACTTCCCCCCAACCGGTACAGGCAAATTTGTAACCCGTGTCAACCAGCACTGTTTTTACAGACCTACTGAACTGTATGCACAAACTTAA
- a CDS encoding CBS domain-containing protein, with product MKVRDKMTKTVAYVSPQSSVVEAAQLMQKHNVGSIPVYDQGVVGIVTDRDIVVRNVAHGKTPKDTKVQDVMTSQVTTVTPDMDVEEVTKLMANQQIRRVPVVENNQLVGMLSLGDIAADTRFEMEASEALCEISKPAKPSRM from the coding sequence TTGAAAGTTAGAGATAAAATGACAAAAACCGTGGCATATGTTTCACCTCAAAGCAGTGTTGTTGAGGCGGCGCAGCTGATGCAAAAACACAATGTCGGTTCCATTCCTGTTTATGACCAGGGTGTTGTGGGAATAGTAACCGACAGGGATATCGTTGTCAGAAACGTAGCCCATGGCAAGACTCCAAAAGACACAAAAGTCCAGGATGTTATGACATCCCAGGTTACAACCGTAACGCCGGACATGGATGTTGAAGAGGTTACAAAACTCATGGCAAATCAGCAGATCAGAAGAGTTCCTGTGGTTGAAAACAATCAGCTTGTGGGAATGCTTTCTTTAGGAGACATAGCTGCAGATACAAGGTTTGAAATGGAAGCTTCGGAGGCGTTGTGTGAGATATCCAAACCTGCGAAACCTTCCAGAATGTAA
- a CDS encoding Ig-like domain-containing protein translates to MSVRQVRNRKIFIMIALSLFLLFVHFRQINAFFIGAFYNKNNLNIYLDLINSQVHTISSEPSNKVYLKAVVKDANGKLIPHIEVNFEASKGMGTVQPAKAATDSRGECFVTYVPEYYYNLSPDANPRHVVITASIAGTDTNSTVKLNLVPAPVVFVHGYRETADVFDNLNEFISSKGYTCISLNYDSTLGIEHSAKELELFLQKQKKDFLSQGILVNKFDLITHSMGGLVARYYSASQNYLKNDDINKIIFLSVPHKGSVLASIGEEYFKDKSIKELVPDNELFVSIFPNTINGGLNNSIQTGNLLSQYDEVVTNESAALDKWGIKTEIFNVGENSFTVHNLLSGNILDAPNHKGILNNSTVFNRIAEMLNTNLPYPAVINK, encoded by the coding sequence ATGTCTGTGCGCCAAGTACGTAACCGCAAAATTTTTATAATGATTGCCCTGTCACTTTTTCTTTTATTTGTGCATTTCAGGCAAATTAATGCTTTCTTTATTGGTGCCTTTTACAATAAAAACAATCTGAACATTTACCTTGACCTTATAAACAGCCAGGTTCACACAATTTCATCAGAGCCGTCAAACAAAGTATATCTAAAAGCTGTAGTTAAAGATGCAAACGGAAAACTCATTCCCCATATTGAAGTTAACTTTGAAGCTTCAAAAGGCATGGGTACGGTACAGCCTGCAAAAGCCGCAACCGACAGCCGGGGTGAATGTTTTGTCACTTACGTCCCCGAATACTATTACAACCTTAGTCCTGATGCGAATCCACGGCATGTTGTCATTACTGCTTCAATTGCCGGCACCGACACAAACTCAACGGTAAAACTGAACCTTGTTCCGGCACCCGTCGTCTTTGTGCATGGATACAGGGAAACTGCGGATGTTTTTGACAATTTGAATGAATTTATTTCATCAAAAGGGTATACTTGCATTTCCCTGAATTATGACTCAACTTTGGGAATAGAGCATAGTGCCAAAGAACTGGAGCTGTTTTTGCAAAAGCAAAAAAAGGATTTTTTAAGTCAGGGAATCCTTGTAAACAAATTTGACCTGATTACCCACAGTATGGGGGGATTGGTGGCAAGGTACTATTCAGCAAGTCAGAACTATCTTAAAAATGACGATATCAATAAAATAATTTTTCTTTCAGTGCCTCACAAAGGCTCGGTTTTGGCATCAATAGGCGAGGAATATTTCAAAGACAAATCTATTAAAGAACTGGTTCCTGACAACGAATTGTTCGTAAGCATATTCCCCAATACAATTAACGGCGGGCTCAACAATTCAATACAAACAGGTAATCTTTTAAGCCAGTACGATGAAGTGGTTACAAATGAAAGTGCCGCTCTTGACAAATGGGGGATTAAGACTGAAATATTCAACGTGGGGGAAAACAGTTTCACTGTGCACAATCTGCTAAGCGGCAACATTCTTGATGCTCCGAACCATAAAGGCATATTAAACAACAGCACAGTCTTTAACCGCATCGCTGAAATGTTAAATACCAATCTTCCTTATCCTGCCGTTATAAACAAATAA
- the nadC gene encoding carboxylating nicotinate-nucleotide diphosphorylase → MQYISDIDRIIINALREDIPSGDITTDNIIDETSQSEAVLISKDEGVIAGLDVAKKVFLMLDDQVVFEKMVEDGQTVKRGDIIAKIKGNTRALLKGERTALNLLQRLSGIATKTRQLADKIKDLPAKLVDTRKTTPGLRVLEKYAVRVGGGYNHRFCLSDGVLIKDNHIKAAGGIKQAVQLVREKIPHTMKIEVETETIEQVLEALEAKADIIMLDNMSLDEMKKAVKIIDGRAVTEASGNVNADTIYDIACTGVDIISVGGLTHSVKAFDISMKFS, encoded by the coding sequence ATGCAGTACATATCGGACATAGACAGAATCATTATAAATGCGTTGAGGGAAGATATTCCTTCAGGTGACATTACCACTGACAATATTATTGATGAAACATCCCAATCCGAAGCCGTGCTGATTTCAAAAGACGAAGGTGTGATAGCGGGATTGGACGTTGCAAAAAAGGTCTTTTTAATGTTGGATGACCAAGTTGTTTTTGAGAAGATGGTGGAAGACGGACAGACGGTAAAACGCGGTGATATAATTGCAAAAATCAAAGGCAACACCAGAGCTCTATTAAAGGGTGAGAGGACCGCGCTCAACCTGCTTCAAAGGTTGTCGGGCATTGCAACAAAGACAAGGCAGCTTGCGGATAAAATAAAGGATTTGCCTGCAAAGCTTGTGGATACAAGAAAGACAACGCCCGGGCTTCGTGTACTGGAAAAGTACGCAGTCCGGGTTGGTGGCGGCTACAACCACAGGTTTTGCCTTTCCGACGGAGTTCTGATAAAGGACAATCATATTAAAGCCGCAGGAGGAATCAAGCAGGCGGTTCAGCTTGTGCGCGAGAAGATTCCTCATACCATGAAGATTGAAGTTGAGACCGAAACCATTGAACAGGTGCTTGAAGCCCTGGAAGCGAAAGCTGACATAATAATGCTTGACAATATGAGCCTTGATGAGATGAAGAAAGCCGTTAAAATTATTGACGGCCGGGCTGTCACAGAAGCATCCGGCAATGTGAACGCAGATACAATATATGATATTGCTTGCACGGGTGTTGATATTATTTCGGTTGGAGGCCTTACCCATTCGGTAAAAGCCTTTGATATCAGCATGAAATTCAGTTAA